From one Eptesicus fuscus isolate TK198812 chromosome 3, DD_ASM_mEF_20220401, whole genome shotgun sequence genomic stretch:
- the CHMP2B gene encoding charged multivesicular body protein 2b isoform X1: MASFFKKKTVDDVIKEQNRELRGTQRAISRDRAALERQEKQLELEIKKMAKIGNKEACRVLAKQLVQLRKQKTRTFAVSSKVTSMSTQTKVMNSQMKMAGAMSTTAKTMQAVNKKVDPQKTLQTMQNFQKENMKMEMTEEMINDTLDDIFDGSDDEEESQDIVNQVLDEIGIEISGKMAKAPSAARSLPSASTSKATISDEEIERQLKALGVD, encoded by the exons ATGTAATAAAGGAACAGAATCGAGAGTTACGAGGTACACAGAGAGCTATAAGCAGAGATCGAGCAGCTTTAGAAAGACAAGAAAAACAGCTG gaATTAGAAATTAAGAAGATGGCCAAAATTGGTAATAAAGAAGCTTGCAGAGTTTTAGCCAAACAGCTTGTACAATTACGGAAACAGAAAACAAGAACTTTTGCTGTAAGTTCAAAAGTCACTTCTATGTCCACACAAACAAAAGTGATGAACTCCCAGATGAAGATGGCTGGTGCAATGTCTACTACAGCAAAG acTATGCAGGCAGTAAACAAGAAGGTGGATCCACAAAAGACATTACAGACAATGCAGAATTTCCAGAAGGAaaacatgaaaatggaaatgactGAAGAAATGA TCAATGATACACTCGATGACATCTTTGATGGCTCAGATGATGAAGAGGAAAGCCAAGATATTGTGAATCAAGTTCTTGATGAAATTGGAATTGAAATCTCTGGAAAG ATGGCCAAAGCTCCATCAGCTGCCCGAAGCTTACCATCTGCCTCTACTTCAAAGGCTACAATCTCCGATGAAGAGATTGAACGACAACTCAAAGCTTTAGGAGTAGACTAG
- the CHMP2B gene encoding charged multivesicular body protein 2b isoform X3, with protein sequence MELEIKKMAKIGNKEACRVLAKQLVQLRKQKTRTFAVSSKVTSMSTQTKVMNSQMKMAGAMSTTAKTMQAVNKKVDPQKTLQTMQNFQKENMKMEMTEEMINDTLDDIFDGSDDEEESQDIVNQVLDEIGIEISGKMAKAPSAARSLPSASTSKATISDEEIERQLKALGVD encoded by the exons gaATTAGAAATTAAGAAGATGGCCAAAATTGGTAATAAAGAAGCTTGCAGAGTTTTAGCCAAACAGCTTGTACAATTACGGAAACAGAAAACAAGAACTTTTGCTGTAAGTTCAAAAGTCACTTCTATGTCCACACAAACAAAAGTGATGAACTCCCAGATGAAGATGGCTGGTGCAATGTCTACTACAGCAAAG acTATGCAGGCAGTAAACAAGAAGGTGGATCCACAAAAGACATTACAGACAATGCAGAATTTCCAGAAGGAaaacatgaaaatggaaatgactGAAGAAATGA TCAATGATACACTCGATGACATCTTTGATGGCTCAGATGATGAAGAGGAAAGCCAAGATATTGTGAATCAAGTTCTTGATGAAATTGGAATTGAAATCTCTGGAAAG ATGGCCAAAGCTCCATCAGCTGCCCGAAGCTTACCATCTGCCTCTACTTCAAAGGCTACAATCTCCGATGAAGAGATTGAACGACAACTCAAAGCTTTAGGAGTAGACTAG